A genomic window from Nocardioides rotundus includes:
- a CDS encoding SGNH/GDSL hydrolase family protein — protein MDVSRRRRRRVAVLAGVLLAASALAGCEKDGTGDGVRIMLVGDSITQGRVGDWTWRYRLARTLEDQGVSFDLVGPEDGVYDERTGDVGADGYRDPDFDTDHAARWGATYADLGPDIADQVEDERAQIVVNALGTNDLLRDGRSPAQVARSAETLVANARSVDARVDVVLVHIPGRTRDAEDLNARLDALADRLDRPDSRVVTGTVPGGYLTDEDLYDGLHPDASGERKIARGVARALAEVGVGASGG, from the coding sequence ATGGACGTCTCCCGCCGCCGGCGCCGCCGCGTCGCCGTGCTGGCGGGTGTGCTCCTGGCGGCCTCCGCGCTGGCGGGGTGCGAGAAGGACGGGACGGGCGACGGCGTGCGGATCATGCTGGTCGGCGACTCGATCACCCAGGGCCGGGTGGGGGACTGGACCTGGCGCTACCGGCTCGCCCGCACGCTGGAGGATCAGGGCGTCTCCTTCGACCTCGTCGGACCCGAGGACGGGGTGTACGACGAGCGGACCGGCGACGTCGGCGCCGACGGCTACCGGGACCCCGACTTCGACACCGATCACGCCGCCCGCTGGGGAGCGACGTACGCCGACCTCGGGCCGGACATCGCCGACCAGGTGGAGGACGAGCGCGCCCAGATCGTGGTGAACGCCCTCGGCACCAACGACCTGCTGCGCGACGGCCGGTCGCCCGCGCAGGTGGCCCGGTCCGCCGAGACGCTGGTCGCCAACGCCCGGTCGGTCGACGCCCGGGTCGACGTGGTGCTCGTGCACATCCCTGGCCGCACCCGTGACGCGGAGGACCTCAACGCACGGCTGGACGCGCTGGCCGATCGGCTGGACCGGCCCGACAGCCGGGTGGTGACGGGGACGGTGCCCGGCGGGTACCTGACCGACGAGGACCTCTACGACGGGCTGCACCCCGACGCGTCGGGGGAGCGCAAGATCGCTCGTGGCGTGGCGAGAGCGTTGGCAGAGGTCGGGGTCGGAGCCTCCGGCGGTTGA
- the coaE gene encoding dephospho-CoA kinase, with protein MTIRVGLTGGVASGKSTVSALLDELGAVLIDADQIAREVVAKGTPGLEAIVAEFGPELLGPDGELDRPAMGRLVFGHDDARRRLEAIVHPLVRARAAELEAQASPDAVVVHDIPLLAETGQAGDFDAVLVVDAPRELQIERMTRDRGWTEEDAVARINAQATREDRLAIATHVIENAGTREELEARVQQVYADLTAAA; from the coding sequence ATGACGATCCGCGTCGGCCTCACCGGTGGGGTGGCCTCGGGCAAGAGCACGGTCTCCGCGCTGCTGGACGAGCTCGGCGCGGTGCTGATCGACGCCGACCAGATCGCCCGCGAGGTGGTGGCCAAGGGCACCCCCGGTCTGGAGGCGATCGTCGCGGAGTTCGGGCCGGAGCTGCTCGGCCCCGACGGCGAGCTGGATCGCCCCGCCATGGGTCGCCTGGTCTTCGGCCACGACGACGCCCGCCGCCGGCTGGAGGCGATCGTCCACCCCCTCGTCCGTGCCCGGGCGGCCGAGCTGGAGGCGCAGGCGTCCCCGGACGCCGTCGTCGTGCACGACATCCCGCTGCTCGCCGAGACGGGGCAGGCGGGCGACTTCGACGCCGTACTCGTCGTGGACGCTCCGCGCGAGCTCCAGATCGAGCGGATGACCCGCGACCGCGGTTGGACCGAGGAGGATGCCGTCGCGCGGATCAACGCCCAGGCCACCCGCGAGGACCGCCTCGCGATCGCGACGCACGTGATCGAGAACGCCGGCACCCGCGAGGAGCTCGAGGCGCGGGTCCAGCAGGTGTACGCCGACCTCACGGCGGCCGCATGA
- a CDS encoding sigma-70 family RNA polymerase sigma factor, producing the protein MATATKNSTRQTREIEGRDSVGLYLDEIARTPLLDAAREVELAKTIEAGLLAEQLLAEGRVGRRKGGAPGRASQEELEWLAEEGQKAVDEFIQANLRLVVSIARKYGRAQMPMLDLIQEGNTGLIRAVEKFDYAKGYKFSTYATWWVRQAITRGIAQQARVVRLPVHVVEELNQVGGARRSLERQLGREPEPEEIATELGMDLDRVLDLMAWGREHVSLDTPVDEDGDTSLGDLMAQETSPGPDLSVLDHESRDRLNALVSELDERSADIVRSRYGLVDGRQHKLADIGAKHGISAERVRQLEREALQKLRRIADPDLAA; encoded by the coding sequence ATGGCAACCGCAACCAAGAACTCGACCCGCCAGACCCGCGAGATCGAGGGTCGCGACAGCGTGGGCCTGTACCTGGACGAGATCGCGCGTACCCCCCTGCTGGACGCCGCCCGCGAGGTCGAGCTCGCCAAGACCATCGAGGCCGGCCTGCTGGCCGAGCAGCTGCTCGCCGAGGGCCGCGTCGGCCGCCGCAAGGGCGGAGCGCCCGGCCGGGCCTCCCAGGAGGAGCTGGAGTGGCTCGCCGAGGAGGGCCAGAAGGCCGTCGACGAGTTCATCCAGGCCAACCTGCGGCTGGTCGTCTCGATCGCCCGCAAGTACGGCCGCGCCCAGATGCCGATGCTCGACCTGATCCAGGAGGGCAACACCGGTCTGATCCGCGCGGTGGAGAAGTTCGACTACGCCAAGGGCTACAAGTTCTCCACCTACGCCACCTGGTGGGTGCGCCAGGCGATCACCCGCGGCATCGCCCAGCAGGCCCGCGTGGTGCGCCTGCCCGTGCACGTGGTCGAGGAGCTCAACCAGGTGGGCGGCGCGCGCCGCAGCCTGGAGCGCCAGCTCGGTCGGGAGCCGGAGCCGGAGGAGATCGCCACCGAGCTCGGCATGGACCTGGACCGGGTGCTGGACCTGATGGCGTGGGGCCGTGAGCACGTCAGCCTCGACACCCCGGTCGACGAGGACGGCGACACCTCGCTGGGCGACCTGATGGCCCAGGAGACCTCGCCGGGCCCCGACCTGTCGGTGCTCGACCACGAGTCCCGGGACCGGCTCAACGCGCTGGTCTCCGAGCTCGACGAGCGGTCCGCGGACATCGTCCGCTCCCGCTACGGCCTGGTCGACGGCCGGCAGCACAAGCTGGCCGACATCGGCGCCAAGCACGGCATCTCCGCCGAGCGGGTGCGCCAGCTCGAGCGCGAGGCGCTGCAGAAGCTGCGCCGGATCGCCGACCCGGACCTCGCCGCCTGA
- a CDS encoding phosphotransferase family protein — protein sequence MTDLSALEPLPGGWSGRTFLAGAGEHRSVVRIYPPDHPIQAPLVQAALLELVRDLLPVPRVLEVRRADPATDQPGLLVTEVLPGERGDLVVPQLDEEGLARLGADVGRLAGTLGGMPTVRPGLFDDTDLRIVPFALADDLEAWVEQHEWAFAEWSAGERDGLREVAARAQDLLDEVDRSCLVHSDLNPKNLLVDPETLQVTGLVDWEFAHSGHPATDLGNVLRFEREPAYVDAVLTAYTALRGDDRDALLDRARAADLWALVDLAARAGQNPVTDRAAVLLRSIVGERDLHAGLVGLL from the coding sequence ATGACCGACCTCTCCGCGCTCGAGCCGCTGCCCGGCGGCTGGTCGGGTCGCACGTTCCTCGCCGGGGCCGGCGAGCACCGCAGCGTGGTCCGGATCTACCCGCCGGACCACCCGATCCAGGCGCCGCTGGTGCAGGCGGCGCTGCTCGAGCTGGTCCGGGACCTGCTGCCGGTGCCGCGGGTGCTGGAGGTGCGCCGGGCCGATCCGGCCACCGACCAGCCCGGCCTGCTGGTGACCGAGGTGCTCCCCGGCGAGCGCGGCGACCTCGTGGTGCCGCAGCTGGACGAGGAGGGCCTGGCCCGGCTCGGCGCCGACGTCGGACGCCTGGCCGGCACCCTGGGCGGCATGCCGACCGTCCGGCCGGGGCTCTTCGACGACACCGACCTGCGGATCGTCCCGTTCGCGCTCGCCGACGACCTCGAGGCCTGGGTCGAGCAGCACGAGTGGGCCTTCGCGGAGTGGAGCGCCGGTGAGCGGGACGGGCTGCGCGAGGTCGCGGCGCGGGCTCAGGACCTGCTGGACGAGGTCGACCGCTCCTGCCTGGTGCACAGCGACCTCAACCCCAAGAACCTGCTGGTCGACCCCGAGACGCTGCAGGTCACCGGTCTGGTCGACTGGGAGTTCGCCCACTCGGGCCACCCGGCCACCGACCTCGGCAACGTGCTGCGCTTCGAGCGGGAGCCGGCGTACGTCGACGCGGTGCTGACCGCCTATACGGCCCTGCGCGGTGACGACCGCGACGCCCTCCTGGACCGCGCGCGGGCAGCGGACCTGTGGGCGCTGGTCGACCTGGCGGCGCGGGCGGGTCAGAACCCGGTCACCGACCGGGCCGCCGTACTCTTGAGGTCGATCGTCGGGGAGCGGGACCTGCACGCGGGCCTGGTTGGACTCCTGTGA
- a CDS encoding class I SAM-dependent methyltransferase: protein MEQHHLPQTVHVERRAVGEAESRRANGPDWDRYADEYQATHGTFLGDAGFVWGPEGLTEEEAGVLGPVEGRDVLEVGSGAGQCSRWVRTHGGRGFGLDLSMRQLQHSRRIDDGTGVAVPCLLGTATALPFADGSFDIVFSAFGALQFISEIDIAVAEVARVLRPGGRFAFSITHPTRWSFPDDPGEPGLTASQSYWDRTPYVETDDASGRVSYVEHHRTLGDWVALLAGAGFRITDLLEPEWPEGHDRVWGGWSGLRGRLTPGTAIFGANLAD, encoded by the coding sequence GTGGAGCAGCACCATCTGCCGCAGACGGTCCATGTCGAGCGCCGCGCGGTCGGCGAGGCGGAGTCGCGGCGGGCCAACGGGCCGGACTGGGACCGTTACGCCGACGAGTACCAGGCCACGCACGGCACCTTCCTGGGCGACGCCGGGTTCGTCTGGGGCCCGGAGGGGCTGACCGAGGAGGAGGCCGGGGTCCTCGGACCGGTCGAGGGGCGCGACGTGCTCGAGGTCGGGAGCGGGGCGGGCCAGTGCTCCCGCTGGGTCCGCACCCACGGCGGTCGGGGCTTCGGGCTGGACCTCTCGATGCGGCAGCTGCAGCACTCGCGACGGATCGACGACGGCACCGGGGTCGCCGTACCCTGCCTGCTCGGGACCGCGACCGCACTCCCCTTCGCCGACGGGTCCTTTGACATCGTCTTCTCCGCCTTCGGCGCGCTGCAGTTCATCAGCGAGATCGACATCGCGGTCGCCGAGGTGGCCCGGGTGCTGCGGCCCGGCGGCCGCTTCGCCTTCTCCATCACCCACCCCACGCGCTGGTCCTTCCCCGACGACCCGGGCGAGCCGGGGCTGACCGCGTCGCAGTCCTACTGGGACCGGACGCCGTACGTCGAGACCGACGACGCCTCCGGGCGGGTGTCCTACGTCGAGCACCACCGGACGCTGGGCGACTGGGTCGCCCTGCTCGCGGGCGCCGGGTTCCGGATCACCGACCTGCTCGAGCCGGAGTGGCCCGAGGGGCACGACCGGGTCTGGGGCGGCTGGTCCGGCCTGCGCGGCCGGCTGACACCGGGGACAGCGATCTTCGGGGCGAACCTCGCCGACTAG
- the rpsA gene encoding 30S ribosomal protein S1 codes for MTSSSTILPDYDAPQVAVNDIGSEEDFLAAIDKTIKYFNDGDIVAGTIVKVDRDEVLLDIGYKTEGVIPSRELSIKHDVDPNEVVSVGDEVEALVLQKEDKEGRLILSKKRAQYERAWGTIEQVKEEDGVVEGTVIEVVKGGLIIDIGLRGFLPASLVEMRRVRDLQPYVGQTLEAKIIELDKNRNNVVLSRRAWLEQTQSEVRHGFLTQLQKGQIRKGVVSSIVNFGAFVDLGGVDGLVHVSELSWKHIDHPSEVVTVGDEVTVEVLDVDMERERVSLSLKATQEDPWQHFARTHQIGQIVPGKVTKLVPFGSFVRVEEGIEGLVHISELAERHVEIPEQVVQVNDDVMVKIIDIDLERRRISLSLKQANETATAADVDEFDPTLYGMTASYDDQGNYIYPEGFDPESGEWLEGYDEQRATWEEQYAKAHARWEAHVKQKQEAAQAEIEAGEATSYSSGGGQSSSGSSSSSTSDSDQGGSLASDEALQALREKLTGGN; via the coding sequence ATGACGAGCAGCAGCACCATCCTCCCGGACTACGACGCGCCCCAGGTGGCGGTCAACGACATCGGTTCGGAAGAGGACTTCCTCGCCGCGATCGACAAGACGATCAAGTACTTCAACGACGGCGACATCGTGGCCGGCACCATCGTGAAGGTCGACCGGGACGAGGTCCTGCTCGACATCGGCTACAAGACCGAGGGGGTCATCCCCTCCCGCGAACTCTCGATCAAGCACGACGTCGACCCCAACGAGGTCGTCTCCGTCGGTGACGAGGTCGAGGCCCTGGTTCTCCAGAAGGAGGACAAGGAGGGCCGGCTGATCCTGTCCAAGAAGCGCGCCCAGTACGAGCGCGCCTGGGGCACCATCGAGCAGGTCAAGGAGGAGGACGGCGTCGTCGAGGGCACCGTCATCGAGGTCGTCAAGGGCGGCCTGATCATCGACATCGGCCTGCGCGGCTTCCTGCCGGCCTCGCTGGTGGAGATGCGTCGCGTGCGCGACCTGCAGCCCTACGTCGGCCAGACCCTCGAGGCGAAGATCATCGAGCTGGACAAGAACCGCAACAACGTGGTCCTGTCCCGCCGCGCCTGGCTGGAGCAGACCCAGTCCGAGGTGCGCCACGGCTTCCTCACCCAGCTGCAGAAGGGCCAGATCCGCAAGGGCGTCGTGTCCAGCATCGTCAACTTCGGTGCGTTCGTGGACCTCGGCGGCGTCGACGGTCTGGTGCACGTCTCCGAGCTGTCCTGGAAGCACATCGACCACCCGAGCGAGGTCGTCACCGTCGGTGACGAGGTCACCGTCGAGGTGCTCGACGTCGACATGGAGCGCGAGCGGGTCTCGCTGTCGCTCAAGGCGACGCAGGAGGACCCCTGGCAGCACTTCGCCCGCACCCACCAGATCGGCCAGATCGTGCCGGGCAAGGTCACCAAGCTGGTGCCCTTCGGCTCGTTCGTCCGGGTCGAGGAGGGCATCGAGGGCCTGGTGCACATCTCCGAGCTGGCCGAGCGCCACGTGGAGATCCCGGAGCAGGTCGTCCAGGTCAACGACGACGTCATGGTCAAGATCATCGACATCGACCTTGAGCGTCGCCGGATCTCGCTGTCGCTGAAGCAGGCGAACGAGACCGCGACCGCCGCGGACGTCGACGAGTTCGACCCGACCCTCTACGGCATGACCGCCTCCTACGACGACCAGGGGAACTACATCTACCCCGAGGGCTTCGACCCGGAGAGCGGCGAGTGGCTCGAGGGCTACGACGAGCAGCGCGCGACCTGGGAGGAGCAGTACGCCAAGGCGCACGCTCGCTGGGAGGCGCACGTCAAGCAGAAGCAGGAGGCCGCGCAGGCCGAGATCGAGGCCGGCGAGGCGACGTCGTACTCCTCCGGCGGCGGCCAGTCGTCCTCCGGCTCCTCCTCCAGCAGCACCAGCGACTCGGACCAGGGCGGCTCGCTCGCCTCGGACGAGGCGCTGCAGGCGCTGCGGGAGAAGCTCACCGGCGGCAACTGA
- a CDS encoding acyltransferase family protein: MRPTAEELKHLAFPGLDTLRAVGALCVLTTHTAFWAGDYTRYGWLGTVMSRLDVGVAIFFVLSGFLLSRSWWLAAAHDSRRPGTGRYLWKRFLRIFPVYVITVAICYAFLAGNAGRSVGQLVSTLLLADVYTATSLPAGLTQMWSLSVEVAFYLVLPAVMLALVGRAPSWRPRRVALGLVVTLTVTAVWWLGAAYAIDDAIDAMPLQWLPGYLLWFAVGVGLSWLHTAEVSGRLSDVGRRVHALAERVAARPGALWTAALGLLLVSATPVAGPALLAAPTPAQSLTKNVLYAVIALLVVLPSVLGPRDTPYSRAMANPVARHVGLISYSLFCIHLPVLHFVMWSTGWELFEGRGLQIWAMTLVLSLAASELLYRLVERPAMRWRNLGSRRSPAPASTSTPTSDTSTR, encoded by the coding sequence ATGAGGCCGACGGCCGAGGAGCTCAAGCACCTCGCGTTCCCCGGACTCGACACCCTGCGCGCCGTCGGGGCGCTGTGTGTCCTCACCACCCATACCGCCTTCTGGGCCGGCGACTACACCCGGTACGGCTGGCTCGGGACGGTGATGTCCCGCCTCGACGTCGGGGTGGCGATCTTCTTCGTGCTCTCCGGGTTCCTGCTGTCGAGGTCCTGGTGGCTCGCAGCGGCGCACGACTCCCGACGACCCGGCACCGGCCGCTACCTCTGGAAGCGCTTCCTGCGGATCTTCCCGGTCTACGTCATCACCGTGGCGATCTGCTACGCCTTCCTCGCCGGGAACGCCGGCCGCTCCGTGGGGCAACTGGTCTCGACGCTGCTGCTCGCCGACGTCTACACGGCCACCAGTCTGCCCGCCGGCCTCACCCAGATGTGGAGCCTCAGCGTCGAGGTGGCGTTCTACCTCGTCCTCCCCGCGGTGATGCTGGCGCTCGTCGGCCGAGCCCCGAGCTGGAGGCCCCGGCGCGTGGCGCTGGGCCTGGTGGTGACGCTCACGGTCACCGCGGTCTGGTGGCTGGGTGCTGCCTACGCGATCGACGACGCGATCGACGCGATGCCGCTCCAGTGGCTCCCCGGCTACCTCCTGTGGTTCGCGGTCGGGGTGGGCCTCTCCTGGCTGCACACGGCCGAGGTCAGTGGACGCCTGAGCGATGTCGGTCGACGCGTGCATGCACTCGCCGAGCGGGTGGCCGCCCGCCCCGGCGCGCTGTGGACGGCCGCACTCGGGCTGTTGCTCGTCAGCGCCACCCCCGTGGCCGGTCCGGCCCTGCTGGCCGCCCCGACGCCGGCGCAGTCCCTGACCAAGAACGTCCTCTATGCCGTCATCGCCCTGCTCGTGGTGCTGCCCTCCGTGCTGGGGCCGCGGGACACGCCGTACTCGCGGGCGATGGCGAACCCGGTGGCCCGGCACGTCGGCCTGATCTCCTACTCGCTGTTCTGCATCCATCTGCCGGTGCTGCACTTCGTCATGTGGAGCACCGGGTGGGAGCTCTTCGAGGGGCGGGGCCTGCAGATCTGGGCGATGACCCTGGTGCTCAGCCTGGCCGCCTCCGAGCTGCTCTACCGCCTGGTGGAGCGCCCGGCGATGCGCTGGCGCAACCTCGGCAGCCGCCGGTCGCCGGCACCGGCGAGCACCAGCACCCCGACCAGCGACACCAGCACCAGGTAG
- a CDS encoding DUF3068 domain-containing protein — MRKLLGWVLVGVGAFLLVVGLLATTWAPDQTQKTPLDVNSQTYLTGTAQKINPDTGELDDLDVKILSDTKVDSERSTDDVALFVNTTCVTEDAPDTPDCIGDKNDPRLINNSVDVFATDRVTALAVNDQRFEERGATTHEGLVNKWPFDTQRKTYPYWDGMLNRAVDVTFEGVERIDGLETYKFREVVDEEPAEVATDIDGLYSQDKTIWVEPKTGSIIKQQQSETRTTEDGETLFQIDAVFTDETIAKNVADAKDNVGSLNLLGSTVPLIGFIGGPILLIVGLILALGGRRRGTRVASKREPARV; from the coding sequence GTGCGCAAGTTGCTGGGCTGGGTGCTGGTCGGCGTGGGAGCGTTCCTGCTCGTGGTGGGCCTGCTCGCCACGACCTGGGCGCCGGATCAGACGCAGAAGACCCCGCTGGACGTGAACAGCCAGACCTACCTCACCGGCACGGCCCAGAAGATCAACCCCGACACCGGTGAGCTCGACGACCTGGACGTGAAGATCCTCAGCGACACCAAGGTCGACTCCGAGCGCTCCACCGACGACGTGGCGCTGTTCGTGAACACCACCTGCGTCACCGAGGACGCCCCCGACACCCCCGACTGCATCGGCGACAAGAACGACCCGCGTCTGATCAACAACTCCGTCGACGTCTTCGCCACCGACCGGGTGACGGCGCTCGCGGTCAACGACCAGCGCTTCGAGGAGCGCGGGGCCACCACGCACGAGGGCCTGGTGAACAAGTGGCCCTTCGACACCCAGCGCAAGACCTACCCCTACTGGGACGGCATGCTCAACCGGGCGGTCGACGTCACGTTCGAGGGCGTCGAGCGGATCGACGGCCTGGAGACCTACAAGTTCCGTGAGGTCGTCGACGAGGAGCCGGCCGAGGTCGCCACCGACATCGACGGCCTCTACAGCCAGGACAAGACGATCTGGGTCGAGCCGAAGACCGGCTCGATCATCAAGCAGCAGCAGTCCGAGACGCGCACCACCGAGGACGGCGAGACGCTCTTCCAGATCGACGCCGTCTTCACCGACGAGACGATCGCCAAGAACGTCGCGGACGCCAAGGACAACGTGGGCTCGCTGAACCTTCTCGGGAGCACGGTTCCCCTGATCGGCTTCATCGGCGGGCCGATCCTGCTCATCGTGGGGCTCATCCTGGCCCTCGGCGGTCGCCGCCGCGGGACCCGCGTGGCCTCCAAGCGCGAGCCGGCCCGGGTCTAG
- a CDS encoding glycoside hydrolase family 3 protein, with amino-acid sequence MRRLIAGGLLVATALAGCGMPGTSGGGDRAGSEPASTSPTPDPDTPSSWGPTLGEIDRARELVAEMTPEQLAGQVIVGRFYGTDPAEPAALVRDLNLAGIQITSTSIVDREQVLALTSAVSDASAGLGRDYPPIIGVDQEGGYVSHLDGIATEFPAFEAAGATIEAQPERGPGIVQEAARTTALELRQLGFTWVFAPVADVTVGDADPTIGSRSPSDDAEVAATAVEAAVQGYDDAGIVSTTKHFPGHGSAPADSHDQLPVVSRSLEELAEIDLVPFRAAVDVSAPAVMMAHLDIPALAPGVPSSLAPETYDLLRDDLGFEGVAVTDSLGMGAVVATEKPAVTALKAGADLLLMPADTRGTHRTVTAAISSGELPRERVEEAAARVVALQLWQQRVAGETPVPADIAEQAAAASAALSASY; translated from the coding sequence ATGAGACGCCTGATCGCCGGTGGGCTGCTGGTCGCCACCGCGCTCGCGGGGTGCGGGATGCCGGGGACGAGCGGTGGCGGCGACCGCGCCGGCTCGGAGCCGGCGTCGACATCACCCACGCCCGACCCGGACACGCCCTCCTCCTGGGGGCCGACCCTCGGCGAGATCGACCGGGCCCGCGAGCTCGTGGCGGAGATGACGCCCGAGCAGCTGGCCGGCCAGGTCATCGTGGGCCGGTTCTACGGCACCGACCCCGCCGAGCCAGCCGCTCTGGTGCGCGACCTCAACCTGGCCGGGATCCAGATCACCTCGACCAGCATCGTGGACCGGGAGCAGGTGCTGGCCCTCACCTCCGCCGTGTCCGACGCGAGCGCCGGGCTCGGGCGGGACTATCCCCCCATCATCGGTGTGGACCAGGAGGGCGGCTACGTCTCCCACCTGGACGGGATCGCCACCGAGTTCCCGGCCTTCGAGGCCGCCGGAGCGACCATCGAGGCCCAGCCCGAGCGCGGGCCCGGCATCGTGCAGGAGGCCGCGCGGACGACCGCGTTGGAGCTGCGCCAGCTGGGCTTCACCTGGGTCTTCGCGCCGGTCGCCGACGTGACGGTCGGCGACGCCGACCCGACCATCGGCTCCCGCTCGCCCTCCGACGACGCCGAGGTCGCTGCGACGGCCGTCGAGGCCGCGGTCCAGGGGTACGACGACGCGGGGATCGTCTCCACCACCAAGCACTTCCCGGGCCACGGCTCCGCGCCGGCCGACAGCCACGACCAGCTCCCGGTGGTCAGCCGCAGCCTCGAGGAGCTCGCGGAGATCGACCTGGTGCCGTTCCGCGCCGCGGTGGACGTCTCGGCGCCGGCGGTGATGATGGCGCACCTGGACATCCCCGCGCTGGCACCGGGGGTCCCCTCCAGCCTGGCCCCGGAGACCTACGATCTGCTGCGCGACGACCTCGGCTTCGAGGGCGTGGCCGTCACCGACTCGCTCGGCATGGGCGCGGTCGTCGCGACCGAGAAGCCCGCGGTGACCGCGCTCAAGGCCGGCGCCGACCTGCTGTTGATGCCGGCCGACACCCGCGGCACCCACCGGACCGTCACCGCTGCGATCAGCTCCGGCGAGCTGCCCCGCGAGCGGGTCGAGGAGGCCGCCGCCCGCGTCGTCGCCCTCCAGCTGTGGCAGCAGCGGGTCGCGGGGGAGACCCCGGTCCCCGCCGACATCGCCGAGCAGGCGGCCGCGGCCTCCGCGGCCCTCTCCGCGTCGTACTGA